The Rosa rugosa chromosome 1, drRosRugo1.1, whole genome shotgun sequence genomic sequence TCCAGGTGAGAAACCCGGAAAAGCAAGCCCGATTGAAAAAGGCGCCGCCTTGGAAACCCGATCTGTCCAACGACGTCGCTAACCCAGGCCACCATGGAAGCCTTTTCCGATCGAAACAAACCCATCAAACCAACCCTTCACCTCTGGATCGACTGAAAACAGACTACCGGCACGGCAGCTTCTCTTCACCGGTTAGGAAGCTGGCCTCGGTCCTCCGCCGTCTTCGAAAAAGCTAGGGTGAAGCCTTGAGCCCCGACCTGGAAATCAAAAGCTCAAACCCCTCCCCTCAAAAACACCACCGATCCGATCCAAAAACAGCTGGAGCAACAAGCCTGGAATCAAAACCCGCCCCTGAGCAAAACCACTACAGAGACGGAATCGAGCCCAGCAACTGCGATCAGAGAAGCCCCAGACCAAGATCGACGCTGAGAAACCTCCCCGCGTCCATCACAATCGACAGTGCTCTCGCTGCCACCACGATCGATGTAGAGAACCTGCCCCGCGTAGCCGCCGTGCCTCGCTGCTTCACGATCGCCACCTTGCCGAAGGAAAAGCGTCGCTGCCAGTCGAAACCGAGGTTGCTTCGAGAAGCTCAGAGACCCCACTCCCCACTTCACAGTTTGCGTTTACCTCAGAAATATTAGCagaacataaaaagaaaaaaaaatataaatattcaCACATAGGAGCAGTACAAATAGGAATTCAGCCTTTGACCAGAAATGGTCTCAAAACCTCTGTCTTTGTTGCACTTCGTGACTGTAGACATAGAAACATCAAAGActccattcaaaaaaaaaaaaaaaaaaagacatagaAACATCAAAGACTCCATTCTGGGACTAGTTGAGTCTAGTCTTTGTGATGGGCCAGTTCACTTTGAATGTTTTCCAAATTTTCTTGTGTCTCTTAATGATCCAGGACTCTTAAAATTTTTAACTTTAAATGTCAAAACTCATGGTTATGATCTTAAAAGCTTTAACTACACTTTGGAACCTGAACTATAAAACTCGTTATTCAATTTAAAAATGAAGTTATTAACAAAGTGTAATTAGTGTAAAATGAGGAACGTTAATTTATAGTGACCTTTAAACAAAAatggtatttggacctccttacttaatagacctccaacttatttttacaaataaccaatttgctattTACACCTTTCTAATTTTCCCACAATGCCCATAGTCtaacaaaataaataatagccttttttttttttaagattctattcatacctccaaaaatcagtagttggacctccttcaatttttgaagatttcacaatTCTTTTTTACCTTAATACAATTAAgctgaacaaaaaaaaaaactagtagaTAGTTGTCTCTCTTATTgtcatttgtatttttatagaGGTTATTTACAGCCTTGTATGCGTGAGCTCTTTCCAGAAAACTTTCAACGTTTTATAAATTTATGGAGGCTAGGTTAGATagtttatgtttcttttttattgaatCAATGAAATACAATGACTCTTTCTCCGTTTATCAAATCTTCTTTCTACCATCATTCTTGCTAACAGTTctgcaattttttattttctatcaaTTTCATAGCTAAAATTCTTTTTTCATAAGAAACCTATTTCCATTGATTGGTGATCAACcacaaaattgagaaaattttgacagCAACATAGATAATGTTTGTCAATGTATATTTTAAGATTTACGTTGGAGGAGAAGGTTTTCTCCAATTAAAGACTACTACTATTCGTAGaggtaagaattttttttttttttccttcttttgtgtctttattagTAATTTGACaagagttgacaaagtcaactctTATTTCAAAAAAGAGGGAGGTCCAAATGACAATTTTGGacgtatgaatagaagctctcaaaaaaaaaaaaacaagaaaagaaaaaaaaaagctttcaACATGTAATAACAGAATTGCTGGCTGGTGTGAGCCAAATCAGTCACTCTTTTCGAACAACATACCAAAACAATCAAATCCAAGGGTTTTtatccaaaatcaaaacctcctCTATGAATTAAGCAAAATAAAACTTGGGTATAGATTTCAGGGACTCAGATCATGTCCCACATTAAGTcggcaaaacccagaaacaccacCACTCACAATAAACTGGCGGCGGCTAAAACTACCCAAAACATAGAAAACAGAATCCTACACTtctcaaccaagaaacaaactTTAAGCATGGAGATCTTGAGCAAGAACTAAGTCAAGAATGAAGCAGAGAAGCCAGCACCACCCCCACACATAGTGGTTTTGACGATGGCCGAAATCACCTAATTTACCACCTCTTTCAAAATTTAATCAAAACTAAAATTCAATTATACCAACACATAAATCTTATCAAGAGGATCTAGTTTCATACCTCCTTTACCATCAACGGTGACCGGTGTCGCCGGAACATGCGTTGAAACCGCCGGAAGCACCGAAGCATCCCGGCTTGGATTCTCCTTCTTTGGAGCTCTTCCGTGCAAACCAAATCCACAAGCCTGTCGACGATGTCTAGGAAATTCTAACGCCGATGGTCTGCCGCCTGGACTGACCATAATTCAGACCGGGTCAGGGTGCGGCTTCGCGGGTCGAGGTCTCGATAGTTCTGGGTTGTCTGTGTGTCGACCCGGCTATTTAATTTAAAGCccaaaattcaaataaaaacGCTCCAGATTTAGCGGTGATTTAAATCAATGGTTCAGACGCACCCTCAAATTATCttttatttacaaaaaaaaacataattttcaaacttcagaaattcataataaatagctCGAGTGTCTGAAAAATTCCATGAAAATTTAATAGAATCATCTTGACATACTTCGATATTGAGTCCTCAAATTGAAGATTTCACTTCaacaaaatattcaaaaaaaaatttcaagtgtACTTAACACTTATCAAAATCGCAAATTTGATCTCGAATAATCTTGTCTTGGTTCCTTAAATTTTTCCGGAGCTCACAAGCCCAGGACGGGGCAAACTTAGGCTATCATATCTTAGGGCAGGGCTGGCCTAGTCCCTTCCATTTTACAAGCCTAAGCTACACCAGACTGATCCTGCTTCTAGTTCATCCGATCAGGGAAATACTCAAAATGAGAATGTTTTAGCCAAGCATAACTAAGGACAGGAAGGAGCCAAGAAGAGAATCTGGATCCGTGGTGCAAAATAAAATTGTTGAACATTGTCCTAAAGAAAGAACTCAAAGAAGCATTCATTGTTCAaagttttaaaaataaaaaataaaaataaaaaaggcatAATTGCCAAAATACACCACCCTAAACTTGGCAATATGATCAATTTACACCCCAACTTCTAATTGTGAAAATTAACCCCCTGAACTTGGCGAAAACTACCGATTTGCACCCCTTTCATCAAATTCAACGTTTTCCATCCAAATATGAGGGTTAATATGGTCATTTTATATTCATTTCTTtgaatacaaaaataaatgaaaaacaaatttAGAGGGAGACAGGGAGACTGAATGACTGATGCCCTTCCAtctacttatttatttattttgtataatTTCATCTACTTATTTACTCATTCACttcacaacttttttttttaatgcaaaGTTATGCCTACattatattattttcaataagaaaaattaaGTGGAGAAATAAAAATTTAGCTTGATTTATCTTTGCTTTGCCATCCTTAGCATAAGGTAAGTCCTCAATTTCTCAAGGCTTGGTAAGATAGGCTTATCTCTTGCGTCTAAAATTGCagtattgttttttatttctcCATTTAATTTTTCTTATATTGAAATAAAATAATGTAGGCAtaattttgccaaaaaaaggGTGGTGTTATTGACACACCATTTTTTCTCTAGTCATACACCccctatttttttattattttaattcttttttttttcttctttttttacaaattagtctaactaccctcccttacagttatgtttatttttcttttttcttttttctattcgGCAAGTTAATCATCCGACGCAACTTGCGGAGTTTCTAGGTGGGATAGCGCCTATCAGCCATGTGTTGCCTCGCCAACCCATCTCAAACCTCACCACCTGTATAAGAAAACCCGAATGGCCAAACCAGCAGACAGAAGCAAACAAAGCCACAGAAACAAAGTTTGGAAATTTCAATTAGGTGGTGACTTAGTGATGGATCCTTCTATGGTTACAATCTAACCCTAAGGTTTGGAATCCCCGAGGTCCCTCAATTTGTCGTCGTCATCTTTTAAATTCACGACCTTGATTTCTATGTCATTAGTGTGACATTGTTTTCCATAGTGAGGAGGTTTGCATGTGTAGGATATATTCCATCATTTTGGTGTGTGCTCGTTAGCCATGACGGTTAAGAAGGCGTGCGAGTCCTTCTCGAAGAGCTTGATTGATGAGGTGCGCGCAGAGATGGGGATGTATGAAGCAGACGGGGGTGAGCTTGAGGTACATAGAGTTTGGGTCTGAGCCCACATTGAGGTTGAGAGATAAAATGATGATGAGAAAAAAGGGAATGGATGATTGATTTgccaaataaaaaaagagataacaaaaagaaacataattgcaagggagggtaagttgtaaaaaaaaattgaattaaagtaatagaaaattagaGATGATGTGTGAATAGATAAAATGGGTGTATCAGTAACACCACAAAAAAAAAGACCTGAAGTGAATGAGTAAATAATTAATTGTACAAAAAATGAATGAGTAGATAGAATGAACTCCCTTTAAAGAATTTTTTtccatttatttttattattcaattaaataaatatagAATGACTATATTGTCCCTTATATTTAGATGGATAACATTGAATTTGACGGATGGGTGCAAATCGGCCGTTTTTGCTAAGTTTCAGGGATTAATTTTTACAATTACAATTACGGACGTAAATTGACAATTATTGCTAAATTAGGATGTATTTCAACCATTGTTGTCAAATTTGTGATGTATTTTAGCAATTAcgccggaaaaaaaaaaaaaaaaacattcagcACCGCCTTTGACCAAGCAACACGTGGAGGGACGACAGCGTCGGCCTCCTCTTATAACGGTCTGAATAACTGCCACGTTGACCTCAAAAGGCGCCACGTTGAGTCCCCAACCGACTCTCCGGTTTACATAAGAGCAGAGAGAGGCAATCGCGCAGTGACATTTATTCATTACCACTTGCAAAATTTCAATACTCATATCCATCAATCTCTGGGTCGGTTTTGTCATTAAGAGTGAAACAGATCAAATCAAAGATGGGGAAGAGCACAACTTTGTTGCTGCTTGTGTTCTGGCTGGCTACGACGTCGGTTTGGGGCGAGCAGGCTGCTCAGGATGCCAAGGGAAACAGTGGATCATGGACTGAGTGGATTATGAATAAGCTATCACCGTAATGCacagattctctctctctctctctctctctctctctctctctgaatggTTATAGTTGGTGATATTGcatttggtttctttttcttccaaaaaatGCAGTTTCATTCTGGTTTATATCTCTCTGCATTTAATTCCTAGCTAACTTATGAGAGTTGCATGAAGTATGGATTAACGTTCGCGAACAGATTCGTTTTACCATTATTATTTTGTGCAAGATATTTTCATGAttttatgtttatatatatatagcattaCTGCAATCACCTAGCTAAGTAATTGTTTGTGTCAAATGCATGCTTCCTAAAACAGAAATGGATTTACCTATCCCCCTATTCCATCTGAAGGATGTGTTAATTTTTTAGCATTAGTCCTGAAAGCTTTATCTCCAAATAGCATTATTGTCGGGGACCAAATTACTATATTAGTGGAGAGACCATGAGACCTGGATAGAGGGGAAGGGAAAAACATATACCGTGCACCAAACAATGAAAAAGTGGAGATACAGGATTTAATCCCACAAGGACTGCCTACAAACTACAATATACCACCATGCTTTAGCCTCTTAAGAGAGACTCTTCAATTGTGAAAGTGGGTACTTTCAAATTTTTCACTCCAGGAGACCTTCCAACCTTTGTTACTTGCTTATTTTTGTTCCTTTACTTCGCATTGTACAACCCTTATTATGGTCACAATTCATAAATTTCACAACTACAATAGAAAATATGTTGAAATTGATTTGAAGAGTGAGAATGAGGTTCTAGATTTAAACAGTGGCTTTGACAAGTTTCTTTGAAATGTTTGGTACCATGTGGCTGGTCAATTCTTAAAGAGGCCAGCAGGCTCCCAAAGAGTCTTGTGGAGTTGTTCTTAGATAACCACAGCTCTGGAAACTTAAGCTGTTTGGTTGGGTGCTGAAGTTTAGTAGCCTAGACAATAACAAGGATTCATAATTTCAAAATTGATGAGTGGAGCATCAAGAGCACTAGTGTGATAtcatttgaattgatataatagTTGAGCCTCCCCAGTCCCCACTAACAGCTCAAAGCGTTGAGCTTCGGTTTTATATACTTACTTAGTAGTGTCTATATGTGTGTTTGAGTAGTTGTTGATCATTTACATTGTGCGATGGTGTAGGGGGCTTGGACTCAAGCAGGAGAGAGCAGCTAAGAATGTGGTGGACAAAGCTGGGGATGCAGCCTCTAAGGCCAGGGAAAAAGTGGACTCTTTTGGATCAAGTAATATTAGTTTTACTCCTTTAATTTTTTGTACTTACAGATGAAGTAATTAAGTCAGTTAATTAGTTCTTCATTATACAAGGATTTCATTTCATGCTATACTTTTTTAATTACTTGCTGTCCTCCTAAAAGGATCGAAGTCCCAGGTGCATGACACAGCCAACAATGCCCATGACAATTGGGATCAGTCAATAAGAATGCCTACTGAGAGAGCTGGCAATGCTGCCCAAGAGACAATGGCAGAAGCAGTTGAAGCCGGAAAACAAAAAGTAGCCAATGCCTACAATGATGGTAAAGAGAAACTTAACAGTGCGAAAGACATTGCTTCTGATAAAGTTTATGATGCTAAGGAGGCAACGGCAAATATGTATGGGGAGGCTAAGCAGAAAATGAATTCAGCTTCGCATGTGGCATCAAATAAAGCTGATGATGCCAAAGAGGCAACGTCGAATATGTATGGGGATGTTAAGCAGAAAACGAACTCAGCTTCAAATGTGGCTTCAGATAAAGCATTTGATGCCAAGGAGGGAGCGGCCAATATGTATGGGGAAGCCAAGCAGAAAATGAGTTCAGCCTCAAATAAAGCTTCAGATAAAGCTTATGATACCAAAGAGACAACCGCTAATATGTATGGGGAAGCTAAGCAAAGAATTAATCATGCTTCAAATGTTGCATCAGATAGGGTTAATGATGCCAAAGAGACAGTGAAAGGGGCCATGGGTTGTGGAATGGACAAAGCAGCAGGTGCATATGGT encodes the following:
- the LOC133718105 gene encoding late embryogenesis abundant protein D-29-like produces the protein MGKSTTLLLLVFWLATTSVWGEQAAQDAKGNSGSWTEWIMNKLSPGLGLKQERAAKNVVDKAGDAASKAREKVDSFGSRSKSQVHDTANNAHDNWDQSIRMPTERAGNAAQETMAEAVEAGKQKVANAYNDGKEKLNSAKDIASDKVYDAKEATANMYGEAKQKMNSASHVASNKADDAKEATSNMYGDVKQKTNSASNVASDKAFDAKEGAANMYGEAKQKMSSASNKASDKAYDTKETTANMYGEAKQRINHASNVASDRVNDAKETVKGAMGCGMDKAAGAYGDAKNTMKTATSTVSDKANDAMEYGRERAADAYDGAKEKMNFAFDKADRVAGGIEHGREKAANSYDEAKQRVGETYREAKDTISEHTRHNYEAAKERASQATGDLGAKMRN